The following nucleotide sequence is from Zea mays cultivar B73 chromosome 1, Zm-B73-REFERENCE-NAM-5.0, whole genome shotgun sequence.
CAGCACCGAGCTGTTCTCGGCCGTCCCTACCTTTGCGAGCATGGGAGGGGAGCCGACAGCCTCCGGCGGCGACGGCGCTGGCACGGAAGAGGAGCCGGAGTGCGTGTTCAAGAACCTGGACGATGGCACAGTGTTCGTGGTCGACGAGATGGGAAAGGACGGGAGCTTCCGGAGCCTCAGGGAGAGGCTCTCCAACCGGACAGTAACAGCTGCAGAATTCGAGCAGGCCTTTGGCTCATCACCTTTCATCCGTGAGCTGATGAGGAGGGTGGACGATTCCGACGAACCCTCCACCCCGGAGAAGACTGTGCTGAGGAGAAGGAGGCGGCGGCGGATTGGGTGGCTACGAAGGCTGGGCATCGGTGtctgtgttgtcgacgccgacgcAGAGGAGGAAGACGATGAGGTCAATTCGACATCATCCACTTCTTCCCGGGGTTGCTCTAGGAAGGTTGATAGGGTCAAGGTGAGACCTTACAAGAAGCGGTCAAAGGAATTATCTGCAGTGTACAAGGGCCAAGTCATCAAGGCACATGAAGGTGCTATTGTGACCATGAAGTTCAGCTCCGATGGCCAGTTGCTGGCTACTGGAGGTGAGGATGGGGTTGTCCGCGTTTGGCGGGTGGTGGAAGGCAAGAGGCCTGATGACCGTCATTTTGTTGACGATGATCCTTCATGTGTGTTCTTCACTGTCAATGAAAATTCTGAATTGGCTCCCATCAATTCCTGCGAAGGGGGTAAGGGCAAGCACAATAACAGCTCAAAGGTGGCTACTGATCCAGCTTGTGTTGTGATTCCTCACCAGACCTTTGCGCTATCCGAGGACCCTGTGCATGAATTCCGTGGGCACCATGATGCCATCTTGGATCTTTCATGGTCAAAAAATAGGGTCAGTTGAAGTTAAACTGTGTGTGCCTATGTACCTGTTGCCTGCGCCTGTTTTGGTCATCTAACTTCTACTCGCTTTTATTTATGCAGGAATTGCTTTCTGCGTCCAAGGACAAAACTGTTCGATTATGGAAAGTTGGGTGCGATAGCTGCCTGAAGGTTTTCTCCCATAATAACTATGGTAAACCACCTTCTCTTCCCTGTTTACTGCTTGATTACACTGTTTGGCTCTTTACCATTCGATGCTGACATGTTTGTTATTTCTACTATGCAGTGACATGTGTACAGTTTAAACCTACCAATGACAATTATTTCATCAGTGGTTGTATTGACGGGATGGTACGTATTTGGGATGTTCCTAGATGCCTAGTTGTGGACTGGGCTGACAGCAAAGAGATAATTACAGCAGTTTGTTACCGTCCTGATGGAAAGGTTCATCCGAATACCTTTGTGATGATCAAAATTTACCAATTTGTTTTTATGCTCCTGAATGCTAATAGTTCATACTTGTGCTGGTCATTCAGGGTGCAGTGGTTGGGACAATAACAGGAAACTGCCATTGCTATGAAGCATCAGGTGATCATTTGTTATTCTGTTCAAGATACTAGATGTTTGTGCACTTTGTGATCATTAGGAAGCTAATGTCTGTAGAGAAGTAGCTGCAAACAACTACATCATTTGTTTGTTGATATGTCAATATCATTTGCTTTCATGTGGGCACTAAAGATGCATATGCAATTTGCCAATGATGGTGATATCTTATAGTTCGTCTCGGTATGAGATAGTGATGGTCGAACTGTTGCTAATTTGCTACTTCTATTGTCTCGGTCTCTAAGAGCTGTAGCAGCCATGTTGCAGTTTCATCCTACTGGAAAAATATTAGCGTTGAGGCATTTTTTTTAAATGTTCAGATATAACAGCTACGATAAAATTGTAAAACCTGTTTATTTAGAAATTGATATCCCTGTATCAATGCCAGAAATATGAATGTGCAACTCATTAGTGAAAAGTTCGTATGATATTTTTGGATAAAATTAAATGCAAGGCAATACTATTTAAGGCCCCTTAATAGTCATAAATCATAGCCAAGGTTAAACTGTTCTTTTTTTTGTGTGCACTATGAGAATCATAACTAACTTAGCTGATTTGTTTAGTTGGCTGAAATATGATGCTTATCAAAGCCTATGCATATCAAATTTCTAATTCATTGTCTATCGGATTATTCAGAAAACCATCTAGCACTGGAGTCACAAGTCCCCCTGTATGGCAGAAAGAAATCTCCACTTAAAAGAATAGTTGGATTCCAGGTATAGATCTATTGACCTTGTCGACTCTTATAAACTCAAATTTCTTATTCAGGATTTCGGAGTATCTTTATGGCCACCGATTCTTATAGCCTTTTTTTTATTTCTTGCATGAACAGTATTGCCCATCTGATCCAAAGAAACTGATGGTGACATCTGGTGACTCACAAGTTCGCATTCTCGATGGGGCTCATGTCGTTTCCAGCTACAAAGGTACTATGCAGCTCTTCTAAGATTACTCCTGAATTAATTGTTGACACATTAAGTTAACATGCCCTTACTTTTTCGTTGTTCTCAGGATTACGAAGTCCAAGTCAAGTCCCTGCAGCATTTACACCAGATGGAGATCACATTATTGCTGCTAGCGATGACTCTAGTATCTATATGTGGAATTATGCAAACCAACTTGCCCCAGTCACGAGCCGTGTGAAAACCGTATGGTCATATGAGCACTTCTTCTGCAATGACGTGTCCGTTGCAATACCATGGAACGCCTTGCCTGCAAGGAGTTCTATTTCTCTTGCTTGCAACATCCCCCTTTCACGGCAAGAGGTCTCTGAGGAGCTCCACAACTCGCAAGAGTCTGTGTCATGCTGCAGTGCTGAAGGCTCACCTAAAGCTGATAGCTCGTGCCGGCTGCCATCCGGCAATTTCACTCTTAGCAA
It contains:
- the LOC100281552 gene encoding uncharacterized protein LOC100281552 (The RefSeq protein has 1 substitution compared to this genomic sequence), producing the protein MAAGEEQEEFFDSREVLSPASVSSSPSSSGRHDDGGWLFAQQLLEVWVRDPGSVHERRQRFVKSLGLMDPSPHGARPGEETCSRPEAREEILPASPSTELFSAVPTFASMGGEPTASGGDGAGTEEEPECVFKNLDDGTVFVVDEMGKDGSFRSLRERLSNRTVTAAEFEQAFGSSPFIRELMRRVDDSDEPSTPEKTVLRRRRRRRIGWLRRLGIGVCVVDADAEEEDDEVNSTSSTSSRGCSRKVDRVKVRPYKKRSKELSAVYKGQVIKAHEGAIVTMKFSSDGQLLATGGEDGVVRVWRVVEGKRPDDRHFVDDDPSCVFFTVNENSELAPINSCEGGKGKHNNSSKVATDPACVVIPHQTFALSEDPVHEFRGHHDAILDLSWSKNRELLSASKDKTVRLWKVGCDSCLKVFSHNNYVTCVQFKPTNDNYFISGCIDGMVRIWDVPRCLVVDWADSKEIITAVCYRPDGKGAVVGTITGNCHCYEASENHLALESQVPLYGRKKSPLKRIVGFQYCPSDPKKLMVTSGDSQVRILDGAHVVSSYKGLRSPSQVPAAFTPDGDHIIAASDDSSIYMWNYANQLAPVTSRVKAVWSYEHFFCNDVSVAIPWNALPARSSISLACNIPLSRQEVSEELHNSQESVSCCSAEGSPKADSSCRLPSGNFTLSNAFSAELAPRGKATWPEEQLPSSDSVTPSSSSALRKSQYKFLKTSCQSAATHAWGQVIVTAGWDGNIRSFQNYGLPMQV